The genomic DNA CAGCCATGGATGAGGATTTTGGGCTTACGCCTGTAGAGGCGATGGCCAGCGGAAAGCCTGTTGTTGCAGTGCGTGAGGGCGGGTATGTCGAGACCGTCGTGGATGGTGTCACAGGAGAACTGGTCGCGGCTGATAGAGATGAGCTGATCGCAGCTATAAAAAATATATCATCGAACCCGGAGAGGTACAGAGATGCATGCCTCGCGCGCGCCAGGGAGTTTGATATGGGTGTGTTCCTGGAGAAGTTCCGGAGTGCCATCAGGTCAGGATAGGTGCACTATGCTCCTGAGCGTATCACACCTGCGTGAGCTGGTCGGGTTCAGGGATCTGATAATCAGGCTCGCATGGAGCGACTTCAAGCTGAGGTACAAGAGCTCAGCTCTGGGGTTCTTCTGGTCGCTTCTAGAGCCCATGCTCATGCTGCTGGTTCTGTACGTGGTGTTCACGAACCTCATGCGCATACAGGTTGAGCACTATCAGCTTTTCCTGCTTCTTGGCATAATCCTGTGGAACTTTCTCGACAGGGGGACGTCCATGAGCATCTGGGGTATTGTCGGCAAGCCGAGCCTGGTACAGAAGGTTTACTTCCCAAGGGATATAATTGTCATATCCACATGCATCACGGCTCTGATGATGACCGCGCTGGAGTTCATTGTCTTCGTGGTATTCATGCTGATCTTCAGGGTTATGCCGGCATGGACTGCGGTTTACTTTCCTTTGCTTCTGATGCTTGAGCTGATGATCATAACAGGCCTTTCGATGGCCCTCTCTGCGATGAACGTCTACTTCAGGGATGTCCAGTTCATATGGAGGGTGGTGCTGCAGGTCGGTTTCTTCGCCACGCCTGTTATATATCCAATCACCATATTTCCTGAGGGTGTGCGCTGGATGGTCATGCTCAACCCCATGGCACAGATAATAACTATGATGCGGGATTGTGTTCTGTACGGCACACCGCCAGGGATGGAATCTCTTTCCTATGTGGCTTTATCTTCAGCGGCAGTTCTCCTTATAGGGTATCAGATATTCGAGCGGCTCGAGCCCGGGTTCGCGGAGATGATTTGATGGGCGAGACAGCGGTTAAGGTCGAGCACCTCTGGAAGACGTTCCGGATACCTCACGAGCGGAGGAACACGCTGTTCGAGAACATCATTGGTTTTTTCAGGCCGAACAGCTATGAGACATTCACCGTGCTGAAGGACATAAACCTAGAGGTTGAGCGCGGGGAGTGCATCGGCATAATCGGCGACAACGGTTCCGGCAAGAGCACGCTTCTGAAGATCATAGCGAAGATACTCAGGCCAACAAGCGGATTTGTAAAGGTATTCGGGAAGCTCACGCCGTTCCTCGAGCTCGGCGTCGGGTTCCAGCCGGAGCTCAGCGTGAGGGAGAACATACGGATTTATGCCACCATAATGGGTCTGCCGAAGAAGGTAATAGATGACAGGATAGATGATGTGATAAGGTTTGCGGGGCTTGAGCGGTTCGAGGACGCAAAGCTGAAGAATCTCTCGTCTGGCATGCAGGTGCGGCTCGCGTTCTCGACAGCGATCCAGACAGACCCGGATATACTCCTGGTCGATGAGGTGCTGGCAGTCGGTGATATGGAGTTCCAGCAGAAGTGCTTCAGGGTGTTCGAGGATTACAGAGATAGCGGAGTTACAATACTGTTTGTGTCTCACGATCTGAACGCGGTCAGGATGCTATGCGACCGGACACTGCTTCTCAGCAATGGAGAACGTGTGGATTTTGGAGACACAAATAGCATTATAGATAAATATATTTATAAGACAGATGTATCTGAAGTTGCAGAAACATCTTCTGAGAAGGAGCGCGCATCCACCAGGAAAGAGATAGAGATTGTTGATGTCAAGTTCGTGGACAAATACGGATGTCCCAACGAGAACTTCGTAGCCGGAGATCCGCTGAGGGTCCGTATTTTCTTTGATGCACATGGGACGGTTAGGTCTCCAGTATTTGGTATAATATTTTATCATGGAGATACCTACTGCTACGGGACAACCACGGAGTTTAAGGGATCTGATACGGGTATTATCAATGGCAAGGGATATGTGGACTTCATAATACCAAGTTTGCCTTTTCTTCAGGGGAGGTTCGAGGTAACAGTGGCTGTGGCATCACATGATTACAGCACACAGTACGACTGGCACGACAGACGCTATGCATTCAACGTCCACAATCCAACACGTGACCTGGGCATGATGCTTATAGAAGGCACATGGTCGCTGCGCAGGGATGCTTAGAGCAACTCCAGTCGCGCCGAATTCCTATAGCCCTTAGGTACTCCAGCGCAAGTGTGGTATCCTGCAGGGTGTCTAACGTCTCAGAAGTATGCATGCAAGGCCAGACGCTGCTGGTGCTTCGTTGTCTTTGTACAGCACATCCTCCAGCTCATCTTCAGAGGCCTGATGCCAGCCAGCCCTGTAGATGTAGAGATCCTTTCTGATAAGACGACATCCTGAAGCTGATATAAGCCTGTCCAGGCTCTGCCTATCGTACTGCTGGAACCATCCGTAGTTCATCCTCCGACCATAGGGAACTGTTATAACAATCTTACCGTTCCTTCTCGTTATTCTGGCCATCTCTCTGATCGCACTGAGGTCTCCCTCCGGATCCTGAGGTATCGGTCCATTAAAGTAGATGGTGTTGTCCCGGCCGATATGCTCCAGAGTGGAGATGCAAAGGATCATGTCGAAGGCGCCATCACGGAATGGCATGCTCCTTGCATCTCCCACGACCGGTCTTATTCCTGGTATCGATCTGCCCACAAGGTCCAGCCCGTAAAGCTCCGGGATATTCAGTGCATTGATCGAATCGATATAGCGGTCCTCTGCATTCGCATAGCCTATATCAAGGACACGTCTCTCTCCTCTGTACCACGAGAGTGCCCAGGGGATCTCTACACACCGCTCAGTGTCGCCCAGGCCATACTGCAAATCCGGCAGCTTGAACCCCTCATCGTCGATGTGCTTCCAGATCCGCATGGCCAGACGTTTCAGCAGATCGAAAAATCCAGTCAAACTAAATCACACCCACCCTGTACACGGCTATTCCAAGCCTTCTCGTGTCGTCGTTCCCCCACTCCCTGGGAACGAATGTCCTGTCGACAGTGAGTCTCACCCTGTGGAGGCCTGGGCTGATCGGTGTGGGAAGATCGAAACAGATCGACCTCCTTCCAGGATCACTCAGCGCGAACTCGCCTACTTTACGCCCATCGAGATGCACAGCCAGTTTTAGTGGTCTCCTGCTCAGATCCGGACGGGCTGCCGCTACATCCAGTTTCAGATGAGATTTCATCTCATTGGACCTCAGATACAGTACCGCGGACCTCTCAGTCCACCGGAAACATCCCTCACATGGATAAAAACCGGCACCTATAGCCCACTCGGTGCAGTTAAGCATGTCGATCTCTGATGGGAGATCTATCAGATCCAGGTAGGGAGCCTCTGGGAATGTCGGATCTGGGGCACGGCCTTTCAAGCCCACTGCCCAGATCTGGTCCGGGATCCATCTGCTAATGAATCCTGGCAGCTTATCTTTGAGATATTTCACCTCTCCCCAGACGATGGGCGACAGACCGGCGGCTCTCATGAAGCCTCGTATGCTGCCGCGGGAGTGGTATCTTATGTGCAGGTGCTCATACTCCGGGGTTACAAGATGTTTTTGCAGATCGGCGGTGCCCAGTGAGATCGCACGCAAAAGGCAGGCCGCCCTCATGGCCTCAAGCGCTGGAGCTGTATGGAGCACCAGCCTTCCGCCAGGAGTCAGAGTGCGAAAGCACTCACTAAGAAGCGTGCTCAGCGTGCCGTCATCGATATGTTCAGCCACATCTGCCATTATCACTGTGTCGAATGAGGAATCCTTAAAGGGCAGAGACCTGCCGTCGAACTCGAACAGCTCGATGCGTGCGCCCGCATCTCTGGCGCGTTTTGCGCTGATCATCAGTGCGGCCCTGGATGGGTCCACTGCGTACACCTCAGCACCGAGGAGAGAGCAGCGCAATGCAACAACGCCCGGCCCACATCCGAGATCCAGGACTCTTTCTCCAGGCAGAATCCGTGCGAGCGATACCACCTTTGATATCCGATCCTCGGATAGGTCGTAGAGGCTCGATCTGTAGTACTCCTCGGAGTACTCCGTATCGTGGTTTCCGGCGCCCTCGATGAGATGGACGTCATCTCTCAGAAGGTACGAAAAGCCGCACGAGCAGCAGAGCGATCCATGGATACTCTCGAGCTCGCCGCTGCATCTCGGACACCGGAGCAGGCTGAGCATGGACAGAGCTGAAATCTGGCATGATAAAAAGCTTGCGAGGACGTCTGGATCTCGGTGTTGGGCAGCTGCGCTGCGAATCGGCGACTGTGGATTGGAACGAAATATTTATTAGCAGGTTCTGCGCAACTGTAGCAGCTGTAAAGGTATGTGGTCGGGGCTCATTGTGGATTGCTATGTAGCCCTGATCACAGGAGTATAGTGTAGGAGGATAATGTCATGAAAATGATGAGATCGATGCTGGCTCTAGCTGTCCTGCTAGTCATGGTGGGCTGGGCATCCGCAGCAACGGTGACTCAGATGCCTGGCGGAACGCACGCTTGGACCCAAGCGGACGGCGCGACAGCTGGATGGGCACATTCGTTCTACGAGGATACCAACTTCATTCAGGCGGACATCCTTGCGGTGGCATCGACAGATGGTGAGGGAGAGGCGTGGGTAAAGACAACGGTACCCGATCTCGCATCGAAGGATCTGGCGATAACTAACGGAAAATTGACAGTCAGTGCCAAGGGCACAGTTGAGGCGTACGTCAAAGGAGAGACAGGCTCAAAAGCGACAGCAGTAGGGCAAATCAGCTCTTACGCGAACGATAACCTTGCGGGATCTGCGGAAATAAGCTCCTCGTTGGGTGAGTCTTGGAGTAAAAATTTCGGAGACCCTGATTACCAGTTAGGCGATCCCCAGGGAAGTGCTAAAGGCAAGTTCTATGCATATGCAAATGCAGACGGATTTGCTGGATATTCAGCTGATGAAACCCTCAAGGTGGGCGATACTACTACTACATACACCATCAAAGGTGGTGTTGAGGGCAGAACCACAATAGAGGGCGAAGTGAGGGACTCGAATCGAGCAATAGGAGGTGGGTTGTCCCCCATGCTGCAAGTTTCTGAAGACCCAGCATATGCATCGATGGTTGCCCTCTCTACCTCCACGGAGGCTCATGTTTCTTCCAATGTTGATAATGAGATTTCTATAGCAGCCGGGCAGATAAATCTGTGTAATGGTGCAACAGGTTCGGCAGCGGTATCAGCAACAGCAAGCGGCAAGAGTTCTGCAACTGGCGGTAATATGACCTCCACTTATAGATGTGATCCGAACACTGGCTACTGTGATTACTCGGAGTATTATACATCAGCGACAACATCAAAAGAGGATATGATGAGCGCTGATGCGTATGTGCTCAACAATCGAGATGCTGCCGAGGCCAGTGCGGAACTGGATGTTTTGGGAGATGCAGACAATACAGATTCATATACATATAGTTTTATCAGGACATATGGATTCGCAGCGAGGATTAATCCAGGCAATAAGGATGATGGCAGCGACAGGACATATGGCAGGGCGTTCATAACCACAGGCAAGTGGAATGCCGAGGCATCACAAGTATACAGCCATTGGTGGATCGATGATGATGGATATCACTCTGAGAGTTCGACAAACCATTCTGCTGAACTCTCTGGCGAGCTGAGCCAGGTTAAGGATCCGA from Methanothrix thermoacetophila PT includes the following:
- a CDS encoding ABC transporter permease, which codes for MLLSVSHLRELVGFRDLIIRLAWSDFKLRYKSSALGFFWSLLEPMLMLLVLYVVFTNLMRIQVEHYQLFLLLGIILWNFLDRGTSMSIWGIVGKPSLVQKVYFPRDIIVISTCITALMMTALEFIVFVVFMLIFRVMPAWTAVYFPLLLMLELMIITGLSMALSAMNVYFRDVQFIWRVVLQVGFFATPVIYPITIFPEGVRWMVMLNPMAQIITMMRDCVLYGTPPGMESLSYVALSSAAVLLIGYQIFERLEPGFAEMI
- a CDS encoding ABC transporter ATP-binding protein, which produces MGETAVKVEHLWKTFRIPHERRNTLFENIIGFFRPNSYETFTVLKDINLEVERGECIGIIGDNGSGKSTLLKIIAKILRPTSGFVKVFGKLTPFLELGVGFQPELSVRENIRIYATIMGLPKKVIDDRIDDVIRFAGLERFEDAKLKNLSSGMQVRLAFSTAIQTDPDILLVDEVLAVGDMEFQQKCFRVFEDYRDSGVTILFVSHDLNAVRMLCDRTLLLSNGERVDFGDTNSIIDKYIYKTDVSEVAETSSEKERASTRKEIEIVDVKFVDKYGCPNENFVAGDPLRVRIFFDAHGTVRSPVFGIIFYHGDTYCYGTTTEFKGSDTGIINGKGYVDFIIPSLPFLQGRFEVTVAVASHDYSTQYDWHDRRYAFNVHNPTRDLGMMLIEGTWSLRRDA
- a CDS encoding class I SAM-dependent methyltransferase, which produces MTGFFDLLKRLAMRIWKHIDDEGFKLPDLQYGLGDTERCVEIPWALSWYRGERRVLDIGYANAEDRYIDSINALNIPELYGLDLVGRSIPGIRPVVGDARSMPFRDGAFDMILCISTLEHIGRDNTIYFNGPIPQDPEGDLSAIREMARITRRNGKIVITVPYGRRMNYGWFQQYDRQSLDRLISASGCRLIRKDLYIYRAGWHQASEDELEDVLYKDNEAPAASGLACILLRR
- a CDS encoding class I SAM-dependent methyltransferase; translated protein: MLSLLRCPRCSGELESIHGSLCCSCGFSYLLRDDVHLIEGAGNHDTEYSEEYYRSSLYDLSEDRISKVVSLARILPGERVLDLGCGPGVVALRCSLLGAEVYAVDPSRAALMISAKRARDAGARIELFEFDGRSLPFKDSSFDTVIMADVAEHIDDGTLSTLLSECFRTLTPGGRLVLHTAPALEAMRAACLLRAISLGTADLQKHLVTPEYEHLHIRYHSRGSIRGFMRAAGLSPIVWGEVKYLKDKLPGFISRWIPDQIWAVGLKGRAPDPTFPEAPYLDLIDLPSEIDMLNCTEWAIGAGFYPCEGCFRWTERSAVLYLRSNEMKSHLKLDVAAARPDLSRRPLKLAVHLDGRKVGEFALSDPGRRSICFDLPTPISPGLHRVRLTVDRTFVPREWGNDDTRRLGIAVYRVGVI